The Betta splendens chromosome 7, fBetSpl5.4, whole genome shotgun sequence genome includes a window with the following:
- the abtb1 gene encoding ankyrin repeat and BTB/POZ domain-containing protein 1, giving the protein MDVHDLFSSCRKGDVCRVRYLVEQRDVDLNVRDKWDSTPLYYACLCGHEELVQYLLASGAKCEANTFDGERCMYGSLNDSVRRLLKDYKCVSVRAMQRDDFNYFLHMLLEQGQHSDIQFLVHGQTFQAHRCVLSARSEYFTEMFEAKWKWKTLITLKHPLINPAAFGAILQYFYTGRMDIDVSLVEDCRRLAKQCKMADLIEELENKCKHVYEFVSNKPGICVKVLSLESESCQLQEEMAQLADCALPTELRVGFGELPFNRVNCFPTYPDICFRIDGYNFLCHKAFFCGRSDYFKALLEDHFSEGEQLQSQPSTPVITLHNISYEIFIHIMYYIYTDCTELIMENVFDVLCVADMYLLPGLKRLCGKTLAKTICEDNVLHMWKTAKLFRLSRLEDLCTEFMAKIIERLVEHVEFAEMIKEDAASLEERQETDSVPLVDDIRYHITSNVQTYSAIEEANQKLEALEELLSSINIDC; this is encoded by the exons ATGGATGTGCACGACCTGtttagcagctgcagaaagggcGACGTTTGTAGAGTTCG ATACCTTGTTGAACAAAGAGATGTGGATCTCAATGTAAGAGATAAGTGGGACAGTACTCCTTT ATATTACGCCTGCCTCTGTGGTCACGAGGAGCTGGTCCAGTACCTGTTGGCTAGTG GTGCCAAGTGTGAAGCCAACACGTTCGATGGTGAGCGCTGCATGTACGGCTCCCTTAACGACTCCGTCCGCCGGCTGCTCAAGGACTATAAGTGTGTCAGTGTTCGTGCCATGCAGCGGGATGACTTTAACTACTTCCTGCACAT GCTGCTGGAGCAGGGTCAACACAGTGACATCCAGTTTCTGGTTCACGGCCAAACATTTCAAGCGCACCGGTGTGTTCTCAGCGCACGCTCCGAGTACTTCACCGAAATGTTTGAGGCCAAGTGGAAGTGGAAGACCTTGATCACCCTCAAACACCCTCTG ATTAATCCTGCAGCTTTTGGAGCCATCCTGCAATATTTCTACACAG GACGGATGGATATTGACGTGAGCCTGGTGGAGGACTGCAGACGCCTCGCTAAACAGTGCAAGATGGCAGATCTCATAGAAGAGCTGGAGAATAAATGCAAACACGTGTATGAATTTG tCTCCAACAAACCAGGAATCTGTGTGAAAGTTCTCAGCCTGGAGTCTGAGAGTTGTCAGCTTCAGGAGGAGATGGCTCAGTTGGCCGACTGTGCCCTGCCCACTGAACTGAGA GTCGGATTTGGGGAACTTCCCTTTAACAGAGTTAACTGCTTTCCAACTTATCCCGACATCTGCTTTAGAATCGACGGCTACAACTTCTTGTGTCATAAG GCTTTCTTCTGTGGACGCAGCGACTACTTTAAGGCCTTGCTGGAGGATCACTTCAGTGAAGGAGAGCAGCTGCAGTCGCAGCCCAGCACTCCAGTTATTACCTTACATAACATTTCCTATGAAATCTTCATCCACATCATGTATTACATCTACACTGACTGCACAGAG CTCATAATGGAGAACGTGTTTGACGTGCTGTGTGTGGCTGACATGTACCTGCTGCCGGGGCTGAAGCGCCTGTGTGGGAAGACGCTCGCTAAGACCATATGCGAAGACAACGTCCTACACATGTGGAAGACGGCCAAGCTCTTCCGCCTTTCTCGGCTGGAGGATCTGTGCACTGAGTTCATGGCCAAGATCATTGAGCGG ctggtggagcaCGTGGAGTTCGCTGAGATGATCAAGGAGGATGCTGCGTCGCTGGAGGAGCGACAGGAGACCGACTCCGTGCCCCTGGTGGACGACATCCGCTACCACATCACCAGCAACGTGCAGACGTACAGCGCCATTGAAGAGGCCAACCAGAAGCTGGAggccctggaggagctgctgtccagCATCAACATCGACTGCTGA
- the slc6a6a gene encoding solute carrier family 6 member 6a isoform X3, producing the protein MKEIMAQKEKLQCLKDFHKDTLKPSPGKSPGTRPEDEAEGKAPQREKWASKLDFVLSVAGGFVGLGNVWRFPYLCYKNGGGAFLIPYFIFLFGGGLPVFFLEVALGQYTSEGGITCWGKLCPIFTGIGYASIVIVSLLNVYYIVILAWGLYYLFQCFQPELPWAKCKQPWNTEHCVEDTVRKNKTLWLAANITNFTSPVTEFWERNVLSISTGIEDIGPLKWDLALCLLAVWIICFFCIWKGVKSTGKVWIDAGTQIFFSYAICLGAMTSLGSYNKYKYNCYRDCLLLGGLNSGTSFVSGFAIFSVLGFMAQEQGVDIADVAESGPGLAFIAYPKAVSMMPLPTLWAILFFIMLLLLGLDSQFVEVEGQITSIVDLYPSLLRKGYRREIFIAVICFISYLLGLCMVTKGGMYVFQLFDYYAASGVCLLWVAFFECIAVAWVYGVDKFYDGIEDMIGYRPNPWMKWSWTFITPVLCMGCFIFSLVKYKPLTYNKVYEYPDWAIGVGWCLALASMICIPMVMVIKILQSDGPLIERIKAVAAPAKSDVSSRPKEYTLKNSEATQPLDPNGNNGLLKPTHTIVETVM; encoded by the exons ATGAAGGAAAT CATGGCACAAAAAGAGAAGCTCCAGTGTTTGAAGGACTTTCACAAGGACACCCTGAAGCCTTCACCGGGGAAGAGCCCGGGCACGCGGCCCGAGGACGAGGCCGAGGGCAAAGCCCCGCAGAGGGAGAAGTGGGCCAGCAAGCTCGACTTTGTCCTGTCTGTGGCAGGAGGCTTCGTTGGATTAGGAAACGTCTGGCGATTTCCTTATCTGTGCTATAAAAACGGCGGAG GTGCGTTTCTCATCCCCTACTTCATCTTCCTGTTCGGGGGAGGACTGCCCGTGTTTTTCCTGGAGGTGGCGCTGGGCCAGTACACGTCTGAGGGAGGCATCACCTGCTGGGGCAAGCTCTGCCCCATCTTTACTG GCATCGGCTACGCCTCCATCGTCATCGTGTCTCTGCTGAACGTCTACTACATCGTGATCCTGGCCTGGGGGCTCTACTACCTGTTCCAGTGCTTCCAGCCGGAGCTGCCTTGGGCCAAATGCAAGCAGCCGTGGAACACGGAGCACTGCGTGGAGGACACGGTCCGCAAGAACAAGACGCTGTGGCTGGCGGCCAACATCACCAACTTTACCTCGCCTGTCACCGAGTTTTGGGA gCGTAACGTCCTCAGCATCTCCACTGGGATTGAAGACATCGGGCCTCTGAAGTGGGACCTGGCCCTGTGCCTCCTCGCTGTGTGGATTatctgtttcttctgcatctgGAAGGGAGTCAAGTCCACTGGCAAA GTTTGGATCGATGCAGGGACCCAGATCTTCTTCTCCTACGCCATCTGTCTGGGAGCCATGACTTCACTGGGGAGCTAcaacaagtacaagtacaactGCTACAG GGACTGTTTGCTGCTGGGAGGCCTCAACAGTGGTACCAGTTTTGTGTCTGGCTTCGCAATATTTTCCGTCCTGGGCTTCATGGCACAAGAGCAAGGAGTGGACATTGCCGATGTGGCAGAGTCAG gcCCCGGCCTGGCGTTCATCGCCTACCCCAAAGCCGTGTCCATGATGCCGCTGCCGACTCTGTGGGCCATCCTCTTCTtcatcatgctgctgctcctgggccTCGACAGCCAG TTCGTGGAAGTGGAAGGGCAGATCACCTCCATAGTGGACCTGTACCCGTCCCTGCTCAGGAAAGGCTATCGCAGGGAGATCTTCATCGCGGTGATCTGCTTCATCAGCTACCTGCTGGGCCTCTGCATGGTGACCAAA GGTGGCATGTATGTTTTTCAGCTCTTTGACTACTATGCAGCCAGTGGTGTGTGCCTTTTGTGGGTGGCATTCTTTGAATGCATCGCTGTCGCCTGGGTTTATG GAGTCGATAAGTTCTATGATGGCATTGAGGACATGATTGGCTACAGACCAAACCCCTGGATGAAGTGGAGCTGGACCTTTATCACCCCTGTGCTCTGCATG GGCTGCTTCATCTTCTCTTTGGTGAAGTACAAGCCTTTGACTTACAACAAGGTGTACGAGTACCCGGACTGGGCCATCGGCGTGGGCTGGTGTCTGGCTCTGGCCTCCATGATCTGCATACCCATGGTGATGGTCATCAAGATCCTGCAGTCTGACGGACCCCTGATTGAG AGGATCAAGGCGGTGGCCGCCCCGGCGAAGTCCGACGTCAGCTCCCGTCCCAAGGAGTACACCCTGAAAAACAGCGAGGCCACGCAGCCCCTGGACCCCAACGGGAACAATGGGCTCCTGAAGCCCACCCACACCATTGTAGAAACAGTGATGTGA
- the slc6a6a gene encoding solute carrier family 6 member 6a isoform X1, which yields MKEIMAQKEKLQCLKDFHKDTLKPSPGKSPGTRPEDEAEGKAPQREKWASKLDFVLSVAGGFVGLGNVWRFPYLCYKNGGGAFLIPYFIFLFGGGLPVFFLEVALGQYTSEGGITCWGKLCPIFTGIGYASIVIVSLLNVYYIVILAWGLYYLFQCFQPELPWAKCKQPWNTEHCVEDTVRKNKTLWLAANITNFTSPVTEFWERNVLSISTGIEDIGPLKWDLALCLLAVWIICFFCIWKGVKSTGKVVYITATFPFVMLIVLLVRGVTLPGAAEGIKFYLYPDLSRLQDPEVWIDAGTQIFFSYAICLGAMTSLGSYNKYKYNCYRDCLLLGGLNSGTSFVSGFAIFSVLGFMAQEQGVDIADVAESGPGLAFIAYPKAVSMMPLPTLWAILFFIMLLLLGLDSQFVEVEGQITSIVDLYPSLLRKGYRREIFIAVICFISYLLGLCMVTKGGMYVFQLFDYYAASGVCLLWVAFFECIAVAWVYGVDKFYDGIEDMIGYRPNPWMKWSWTFITPVLCMGCFIFSLVKYKPLTYNKVYEYPDWAIGVGWCLALASMICIPMVMVIKILQSDGPLIERIKAVAAPAKSDVSSRPKEYTLKNSEATQPLDPNGNNGLLKPTHTIVETVM from the exons ATGAAGGAAAT CATGGCACAAAAAGAGAAGCTCCAGTGTTTGAAGGACTTTCACAAGGACACCCTGAAGCCTTCACCGGGGAAGAGCCCGGGCACGCGGCCCGAGGACGAGGCCGAGGGCAAAGCCCCGCAGAGGGAGAAGTGGGCCAGCAAGCTCGACTTTGTCCTGTCTGTGGCAGGAGGCTTCGTTGGATTAGGAAACGTCTGGCGATTTCCTTATCTGTGCTATAAAAACGGCGGAG GTGCGTTTCTCATCCCCTACTTCATCTTCCTGTTCGGGGGAGGACTGCCCGTGTTTTTCCTGGAGGTGGCGCTGGGCCAGTACACGTCTGAGGGAGGCATCACCTGCTGGGGCAAGCTCTGCCCCATCTTTACTG GCATCGGCTACGCCTCCATCGTCATCGTGTCTCTGCTGAACGTCTACTACATCGTGATCCTGGCCTGGGGGCTCTACTACCTGTTCCAGTGCTTCCAGCCGGAGCTGCCTTGGGCCAAATGCAAGCAGCCGTGGAACACGGAGCACTGCGTGGAGGACACGGTCCGCAAGAACAAGACGCTGTGGCTGGCGGCCAACATCACCAACTTTACCTCGCCTGTCACCGAGTTTTGGGA gCGTAACGTCCTCAGCATCTCCACTGGGATTGAAGACATCGGGCCTCTGAAGTGGGACCTGGCCCTGTGCCTCCTCGCTGTGTGGATTatctgtttcttctgcatctgGAAGGGAGTCAAGTCCACTGGCAAA GTGGTGTACATAACAGCGACCTTCCCCTTCGTGATGCTGATCGTGCTGCTCGTGCGTGGAGTGACTCTGCCTGGCGCCGCCGAAGGGATCAAGTTCTACCTTTACCCCGACCTGAGCCGCCTCCAGGATCCAGAG GTTTGGATCGATGCAGGGACCCAGATCTTCTTCTCCTACGCCATCTGTCTGGGAGCCATGACTTCACTGGGGAGCTAcaacaagtacaagtacaactGCTACAG GGACTGTTTGCTGCTGGGAGGCCTCAACAGTGGTACCAGTTTTGTGTCTGGCTTCGCAATATTTTCCGTCCTGGGCTTCATGGCACAAGAGCAAGGAGTGGACATTGCCGATGTGGCAGAGTCAG gcCCCGGCCTGGCGTTCATCGCCTACCCCAAAGCCGTGTCCATGATGCCGCTGCCGACTCTGTGGGCCATCCTCTTCTtcatcatgctgctgctcctgggccTCGACAGCCAG TTCGTGGAAGTGGAAGGGCAGATCACCTCCATAGTGGACCTGTACCCGTCCCTGCTCAGGAAAGGCTATCGCAGGGAGATCTTCATCGCGGTGATCTGCTTCATCAGCTACCTGCTGGGCCTCTGCATGGTGACCAAA GGTGGCATGTATGTTTTTCAGCTCTTTGACTACTATGCAGCCAGTGGTGTGTGCCTTTTGTGGGTGGCATTCTTTGAATGCATCGCTGTCGCCTGGGTTTATG GAGTCGATAAGTTCTATGATGGCATTGAGGACATGATTGGCTACAGACCAAACCCCTGGATGAAGTGGAGCTGGACCTTTATCACCCCTGTGCTCTGCATG GGCTGCTTCATCTTCTCTTTGGTGAAGTACAAGCCTTTGACTTACAACAAGGTGTACGAGTACCCGGACTGGGCCATCGGCGTGGGCTGGTGTCTGGCTCTGGCCTCCATGATCTGCATACCCATGGTGATGGTCATCAAGATCCTGCAGTCTGACGGACCCCTGATTGAG AGGATCAAGGCGGTGGCCGCCCCGGCGAAGTCCGACGTCAGCTCCCGTCCCAAGGAGTACACCCTGAAAAACAGCGAGGCCACGCAGCCCCTGGACCCCAACGGGAACAATGGGCTCCTGAAGCCCACCCACACCATTGTAGAAACAGTGATGTGA
- the slc6a6a gene encoding solute carrier family 6 member 6a isoform X2 yields MAQKEKLQCLKDFHKDTLKPSPGKSPGTRPEDEAEGKAPQREKWASKLDFVLSVAGGFVGLGNVWRFPYLCYKNGGGAFLIPYFIFLFGGGLPVFFLEVALGQYTSEGGITCWGKLCPIFTGIGYASIVIVSLLNVYYIVILAWGLYYLFQCFQPELPWAKCKQPWNTEHCVEDTVRKNKTLWLAANITNFTSPVTEFWERNVLSISTGIEDIGPLKWDLALCLLAVWIICFFCIWKGVKSTGKVVYITATFPFVMLIVLLVRGVTLPGAAEGIKFYLYPDLSRLQDPEVWIDAGTQIFFSYAICLGAMTSLGSYNKYKYNCYRDCLLLGGLNSGTSFVSGFAIFSVLGFMAQEQGVDIADVAESGPGLAFIAYPKAVSMMPLPTLWAILFFIMLLLLGLDSQFVEVEGQITSIVDLYPSLLRKGYRREIFIAVICFISYLLGLCMVTKGGMYVFQLFDYYAASGVCLLWVAFFECIAVAWVYGVDKFYDGIEDMIGYRPNPWMKWSWTFITPVLCMGCFIFSLVKYKPLTYNKVYEYPDWAIGVGWCLALASMICIPMVMVIKILQSDGPLIERIKAVAAPAKSDVSSRPKEYTLKNSEATQPLDPNGNNGLLKPTHTIVETVM; encoded by the exons ATGGCACAAAAAGAGAAGCTCCAGTGTTTGAAGGACTTTCACAAGGACACCCTGAAGCCTTCACCGGGGAAGAGCCCGGGCACGCGGCCCGAGGACGAGGCCGAGGGCAAAGCCCCGCAGAGGGAGAAGTGGGCCAGCAAGCTCGACTTTGTCCTGTCTGTGGCAGGAGGCTTCGTTGGATTAGGAAACGTCTGGCGATTTCCTTATCTGTGCTATAAAAACGGCGGAG GTGCGTTTCTCATCCCCTACTTCATCTTCCTGTTCGGGGGAGGACTGCCCGTGTTTTTCCTGGAGGTGGCGCTGGGCCAGTACACGTCTGAGGGAGGCATCACCTGCTGGGGCAAGCTCTGCCCCATCTTTACTG GCATCGGCTACGCCTCCATCGTCATCGTGTCTCTGCTGAACGTCTACTACATCGTGATCCTGGCCTGGGGGCTCTACTACCTGTTCCAGTGCTTCCAGCCGGAGCTGCCTTGGGCCAAATGCAAGCAGCCGTGGAACACGGAGCACTGCGTGGAGGACACGGTCCGCAAGAACAAGACGCTGTGGCTGGCGGCCAACATCACCAACTTTACCTCGCCTGTCACCGAGTTTTGGGA gCGTAACGTCCTCAGCATCTCCACTGGGATTGAAGACATCGGGCCTCTGAAGTGGGACCTGGCCCTGTGCCTCCTCGCTGTGTGGATTatctgtttcttctgcatctgGAAGGGAGTCAAGTCCACTGGCAAA GTGGTGTACATAACAGCGACCTTCCCCTTCGTGATGCTGATCGTGCTGCTCGTGCGTGGAGTGACTCTGCCTGGCGCCGCCGAAGGGATCAAGTTCTACCTTTACCCCGACCTGAGCCGCCTCCAGGATCCAGAG GTTTGGATCGATGCAGGGACCCAGATCTTCTTCTCCTACGCCATCTGTCTGGGAGCCATGACTTCACTGGGGAGCTAcaacaagtacaagtacaactGCTACAG GGACTGTTTGCTGCTGGGAGGCCTCAACAGTGGTACCAGTTTTGTGTCTGGCTTCGCAATATTTTCCGTCCTGGGCTTCATGGCACAAGAGCAAGGAGTGGACATTGCCGATGTGGCAGAGTCAG gcCCCGGCCTGGCGTTCATCGCCTACCCCAAAGCCGTGTCCATGATGCCGCTGCCGACTCTGTGGGCCATCCTCTTCTtcatcatgctgctgctcctgggccTCGACAGCCAG TTCGTGGAAGTGGAAGGGCAGATCACCTCCATAGTGGACCTGTACCCGTCCCTGCTCAGGAAAGGCTATCGCAGGGAGATCTTCATCGCGGTGATCTGCTTCATCAGCTACCTGCTGGGCCTCTGCATGGTGACCAAA GGTGGCATGTATGTTTTTCAGCTCTTTGACTACTATGCAGCCAGTGGTGTGTGCCTTTTGTGGGTGGCATTCTTTGAATGCATCGCTGTCGCCTGGGTTTATG GAGTCGATAAGTTCTATGATGGCATTGAGGACATGATTGGCTACAGACCAAACCCCTGGATGAAGTGGAGCTGGACCTTTATCACCCCTGTGCTCTGCATG GGCTGCTTCATCTTCTCTTTGGTGAAGTACAAGCCTTTGACTTACAACAAGGTGTACGAGTACCCGGACTGGGCCATCGGCGTGGGCTGGTGTCTGGCTCTGGCCTCCATGATCTGCATACCCATGGTGATGGTCATCAAGATCCTGCAGTCTGACGGACCCCTGATTGAG AGGATCAAGGCGGTGGCCGCCCCGGCGAAGTCCGACGTCAGCTCCCGTCCCAAGGAGTACACCCTGAAAAACAGCGAGGCCACGCAGCCCCTGGACCCCAACGGGAACAATGGGCTCCTGAAGCCCACCCACACCATTGTAGAAACAGTGATGTGA